The following proteins are encoded in a genomic region of Oryctolagus cuniculus chromosome 13, mOryCun1.1, whole genome shotgun sequence:
- the LOC108175599 gene encoding mitochondrial import receptor subunit TOM7 homolog, which produces MVKLSKEAKQRLQQLFKGGQLAIPWGFIPFVVYLGFKRGAGPRMPEPTVLILLCG; this is translated from the coding sequence ATGGTGAAGCTGAGCAAAGAAGCCaagcagaggctgcagcagctctTCAAGGGCGGCCAGTTAGCCATTCCCTGGGGCTTTATCCCTTTCGTGGTTTACCTGGGTTTTAAGAGGGGTGCAGGTCCCAGAATGCCTGAACCAACTGTTTTGATCCTGCTCTGCGGGTAA